One part of the Sphingobacterium sp. LZ7M1 genome encodes these proteins:
- a CDS encoding RagB/SusD family nutrient uptake outer membrane protein — protein MKNSLILYILLAVLVTGCSKDYLDRQPEANISPDVSFKSVKDLELFSNSFYDGALPSAEGIYNEAIDNIVKTTLQDELTGKRIVPVSGGGWSWTQLRNINFFLENCYNHLSVQDAAPYAGVAKFFRAYFYFDKVRRFGDVPWYGKVLDVNDEEELSKKRDSRTLIVDSIMADLDFAIKNMSDAKSDEKATKWTALALKSRVALFEGTFRKYHTELNLPNANKYLEMAVAASKELMDAGQYSLYTGAGVDSYGKLFSSVNSVSQEVILARKFSDALQIWHNVNYYTITASYGKPGLEKNLVNSYLMKDGTRFTDKPNYDKMTFLEEVKDRDPRLHQTIRTPGYTRIGGAAPIAPNFGNSVTGYQLIKFVGDVKYDNYNRSENDMPIFRYAEVLLNYAEAKAELGTLTQADLDQSINLIRARAEMPTLVLAAANSNADPYLAKDYPAVAGAMKGAILEIRRERRIELVMESYRWDDILRWKSGQLITRQFKGMYFPSIGKFDLDGDGKEDVWIYEGTKPTAPGVQLLKLGSEILLENGKSGNVIINAHIKKVFDEAKDYFYPLPIQELELNKNLTQNPGWK, from the coding sequence ATGAAAAACTCATTAATATTATATATTCTACTTGCTGTTCTAGTTACAGGATGTAGTAAGGATTATTTAGATAGACAGCCGGAGGCAAATATCTCTCCCGATGTCTCTTTCAAAAGTGTCAAAGATCTTGAATTGTTCAGCAATTCATTTTATGACGGCGCCCTTCCATCTGCTGAAGGAATCTATAACGAGGCAATTGATAATATTGTTAAAACAACCCTTCAAGATGAATTAACGGGAAAAAGAATTGTCCCTGTAAGTGGGGGTGGCTGGTCTTGGACCCAACTAAGGAATATTAATTTCTTCCTTGAAAACTGCTATAATCATCTTTCAGTTCAGGATGCTGCGCCTTATGCAGGTGTAGCCAAATTCTTCAGGGCTTATTTCTATTTTGATAAGGTTAGACGTTTCGGAGATGTGCCTTGGTACGGAAAGGTTCTTGATGTCAATGATGAAGAGGAATTATCGAAAAAACGTGATTCTAGAACGCTTATTGTTGATTCCATCATGGCAGATTTAGATTTCGCCATCAAGAATATGTCAGACGCAAAGTCCGATGAAAAAGCAACAAAATGGACCGCCTTGGCACTTAAATCAAGAGTGGCCTTGTTTGAAGGTACTTTCAGGAAATATCATACGGAATTGAACCTGCCTAATGCAAATAAATACCTTGAAATGGCTGTAGCAGCTTCCAAAGAATTAATGGATGCTGGTCAGTATAGTCTATATACAGGTGCTGGTGTTGATTCTTATGGTAAACTTTTCAGCTCTGTCAATAGCGTATCCCAAGAAGTTATTTTGGCCCGTAAGTTTTCGGATGCCCTACAGATTTGGCACAATGTAAACTATTATACCATTACAGCTTCATACGGTAAGCCAGGTCTGGAGAAAAACTTGGTCAACTCCTACTTAATGAAAGACGGAACACGCTTCACGGACAAACCTAACTATGATAAAATGACCTTCTTGGAAGAGGTAAAAGATAGGGATCCAAGGTTGCATCAAACCATAAGAACTCCTGGCTATACCAGAATAGGAGGGGCAGCACCAATAGCACCTAACTTTGGAAATTCCGTGACGGGCTATCAGTTAATCAAATTCGTAGGTGATGTGAAATATGATAACTATAATCGTTCTGAAAATGATATGCCTATTTTCCGCTATGCTGAAGTTCTGTTGAACTATGCTGAAGCTAAAGCTGAATTGGGAACTTTGACCCAAGCTGATCTTGATCAATCCATTAACCTAATCCGTGCAAGAGCAGAAATGCCAACATTGGTATTAGCAGCGGCAAACAGCAATGCAGATCCGTATCTGGCCAAAGATTATCCAGCAGTTGCTGGAGCCATGAAAGGTGCTATCCTTGAGATCCGTAGAGAAAGAAGGATTGAATTGGTTATGGAGTCCTACCGTTGGGATGATATTTTGAGATGGAAAAGCGGTCAATTGATCACTCGTCAATTTAAAGGGATGTATTTCCCAAGCATTGGTAAGTTTGACCTCGATGGTGATGGTAAAGAAGATGTTTGGATTTACGAAGGAACTAAACCAACAGCTCCAGGCGTCCAATTGTTAAAATTAGGATCAGAAATCTTATTGGAAAACGGGAAAAGTGGAAACGTGATAATCAATGCCCATATCAAAAAAGTATTTGATGAGGCTAAAGATTATTTCTATCCGCTTCCGATCCAGGAATTGGAACTCAATAAGAATTTAACTCAAAATCCAGGCTGGAAATAA